From Penicillium digitatum chromosome 5, complete sequence, one genomic window encodes:
- a CDS encoding Isochorismatase-like produces MSSVKSFRQLLGISPSSASTSDSTLIIIDAQNEYATGLLAVEKVADSRKVIAKLLDKYRQGNGKNIVHVVHEVPASAPVFTPGTALAQEFEELTPKPNEKVIRKNFPSSFARTDLHDYLQGLGKVGQKIVLVGYMSHVCVSTTARTGSELGYDVLVVRDAIGDRNIPGVDAETVVSVVLSELGDGFATIVSESEIH; encoded by the coding sequence ATGTCTTCCGTCAAATCATTCCGCCAACTCCTCGGCATCTCCCCTTCCTCCGCCTCCACTAGTGATTCAACTCTGATCATCATCGACGCTCAAAACGAATACGCCACCGGCCTCCTCGCAGTTGAGAAAGTCGCCGATTCTCGCAAGGTTATTGCTAAGCTGCTTGACAAATATCGACAGGGCAACGGCAAGAACATTGTTCACGTCGTGCACGAAGTGCCTGCCAGTGCCCCGGTCTTCACTCCTGGCACTGCTCTCGCACAGGAATTCGAGGAGCTCACGCCGAAGCCAAACGAAAAAGTGATTAGGAAGAATTTCCCGAGCTCGTTTGCTCGGACCGATCTACATGATTACTTGCAGGGACTAGGAAAAGTAGGCCAGAAGATTGTACTGGTCGGCTACATGTCGCATGTTTGCGTTTCTACCACGGCACGTACTGGCAGTGAGCTTGGATATGATGTACTTGTTGTGCGTGACGCTATAGGCGATCGCAACATTCCTGGAGTGGATGCGGAAACTGTGGTCTCTGTGGTTCTCAGTGAGTTGGGCGATGGCTTTGCCACCATTGTGTCTGAAAGTGAAATCCACTAG